A window of the Haloarcula litorea genome harbors these coding sequences:
- a CDS encoding type IV pilin, giving the protein MQGQSHLPGQRGLSPVVGVVLLIGITMLLAATTATVLFGLGEDARERATPQAAFDFDYDASGADALAITHASGDTVTAGRLSVVVRDATAAGDPNGRYPFEQFGSLGASAAVAAGHGVTVTGATPIGVSDLDLSGATVAVVWHAPNDRRTVTLSSWTGPRG; this is encoded by the coding sequence ATGCAGGGACAGAGCCACCTGCCCGGGCAGCGAGGGCTGTCGCCGGTCGTCGGCGTCGTCCTGCTGATCGGGATCACGATGCTGCTCGCGGCGACGACGGCGACGGTCCTGTTCGGCCTCGGCGAGGACGCGCGCGAGCGGGCCACGCCACAGGCGGCGTTCGACTTCGACTACGACGCGAGCGGGGCCGACGCGCTGGCGATCACGCACGCAAGCGGCGACACCGTGACGGCGGGGCGGCTGTCGGTGGTCGTACGCGACGCGACGGCGGCGGGGGACCCGAACGGTCGGTACCCGTTCGAGCAGTTCGGCTCACTCGGCGCGAGCGCGGCCGTCGCCGCCGGCCACGGCGTGACCGTCACCGGGGCGACGCCGATCGGCGTCTCGGACCTCGATCTGAGCGGAGCGACCGTCGCCGTCGTGTGGCACGCGCCCAACGATCGGCGGACGGTCACGCTATCGAGTTGGACCGGCCCCCGGGGCTGA
- a CDS encoding stage II sporulation protein M: protein MHDRLAAAATVCRRWLALYVPVAALVFGASTLAGFLLGSAIPIESLPTPEAGGSNPFFPDRLTTVSIAVNNLRAMLVMLLGAVSIGIVTVFGLVLNGLLIGVVVALAVQELSPVVVLALLVPHGVIEIPALLVVAAVGLRFARLTVRYLRGLEEELVTRRDLREAGWLVAVAAVLILVAAYVEATVTLELADRVAGGELTV, encoded by the coding sequence ATGCACGACCGACTCGCCGCCGCGGCGACCGTCTGCCGGCGGTGGCTCGCCCTCTACGTCCCCGTCGCCGCCCTGGTGTTCGGCGCGAGTACGCTCGCCGGCTTCCTGCTGGGGAGCGCGATCCCGATCGAGTCGCTCCCGACGCCCGAGGCGGGCGGCTCGAACCCCTTCTTCCCGGACCGGCTCACCACCGTCTCCATCGCGGTCAACAACCTCCGCGCGATGCTGGTGATGCTGCTCGGCGCGGTGTCGATCGGCATCGTCACGGTCTTCGGCCTCGTCCTGAACGGCCTGCTGATCGGCGTCGTCGTGGCGCTGGCGGTTCAGGAGCTGTCGCCGGTGGTGGTACTGGCGCTGCTGGTCCCTCACGGGGTCATCGAGATCCCGGCGCTGCTGGTCGTCGCGGCCGTCGGCCTCCGGTTCGCCCGCTTGACGGTCCGATACCTCAGAGGGCTGGAGGAGGAACTCGTGACGCGGCGGGACCTCCGGGAGGCCGGGTGGCTGGTCGCCGTCGCCGCGGTGCTGATACTCGTCGCCGCCTACGTCGAGGCGACGGTGACGCTGGAACTGGCCGATCGGGTCGCCGGCGGTGAACTGACCGTCTGA
- a CDS encoding bis(5'-nucleosyl)-tetraphosphatase encodes MIEATSAGAILFRDTRGRREYLLLKSRPGDWEFPKGGVEGQEELQQTAIREVKEEAGIDDFRLLDGFREDYDYVFEANGNTIHKTVHLFIARSFEASAELSTEHRDLQWRDYEQAVNTVTQDGPREILEEAHEFLDEKLEEEAEE; translated from the coding sequence ATGATAGAGGCCACGAGCGCGGGAGCCATCCTCTTTCGCGATACGCGTGGCCGGCGGGAGTACCTGCTGCTCAAGAGCCGCCCCGGCGACTGGGAGTTTCCCAAGGGCGGCGTCGAGGGTCAGGAGGAACTCCAGCAGACCGCCATCCGCGAAGTGAAAGAGGAGGCCGGGATCGACGACTTCCGGCTCTTGGACGGTTTCCGCGAAGACTACGACTACGTGTTCGAGGCGAACGGCAACACCATCCACAAGACGGTCCACCTGTTCATCGCCCGGTCCTTCGAGGCGTCGGCCGAACTGTCGACCGAACACCGGGACCTGCAGTGGCGCGACTACGAGCAGGCCGTCAACACCGTCACCCAGGACGGCCCCCGCGAGATACTGGAGGAGGCCCACGAGTTCCTCGACGAGAAGCTCGAAGAGGAAGCCGAGGAGTGA
- a CDS encoding phosphoadenosine phosphosulfate reductase family protein has product MSDEFPDYLDVDYTDGEGEEPEEYPTVNHKIEKAIEVTKQGLEEYENPVVMWTGGKDSTLTLYFVKEVADRFDLEVPPVVFIDHYQHFDELIDFTKHWADEWDLDVIWARNEDVGDVVDEQGLEPGDEIAIDDLSEHNQHHVRNILEYEEDTFPFLLDTYVGNHLLKTVALNDAIEEYDVDGILSGIRWDEQESRADETFFSPRHDPDIYPPHDRIQPILQFKEADVWEAFWNFVVPDTVEGYPDEGYVPQGQDDLPEGIEKEDVPVSPKYFAGFRSLGSEVSTDKSAEEPAWLQDMENTTERAGRAQDKEDLMERLRDLGYM; this is encoded by the coding sequence ATGTCCGACGAGTTCCCCGACTACCTCGACGTCGACTACACCGACGGCGAGGGCGAAGAGCCCGAGGAGTACCCCACGGTCAACCACAAGATCGAGAAGGCCATCGAGGTCACGAAGCAGGGCCTCGAAGAGTACGAGAACCCGGTCGTGATGTGGACCGGCGGCAAGGACTCGACGCTGACGCTGTACTTCGTCAAGGAGGTCGCCGACCGGTTCGACCTGGAGGTCCCGCCGGTCGTGTTCATCGACCACTACCAGCACTTCGACGAGCTCATCGACTTCACGAAACACTGGGCCGACGAGTGGGACCTCGACGTCATCTGGGCGCGCAACGAGGACGTCGGCGACGTCGTCGACGAGCAGGGGCTCGAACCCGGCGACGAGATCGCCATCGACGACCTCTCGGAGCACAACCAGCACCACGTCCGCAACATCCTCGAGTACGAGGAGGACACCTTCCCGTTCCTCCTCGATACGTACGTCGGCAACCACCTCCTGAAGACGGTGGCGCTCAACGACGCCATCGAGGAGTACGACGTCGACGGCATCCTCTCGGGGATCCGCTGGGACGAGCAGGAGTCCCGCGCCGACGAGACGTTCTTCTCGCCGCGCCACGACCCCGACATCTACCCGCCCCACGACCGCATCCAGCCGATCCTCCAGTTCAAGGAGGCCGACGTCTGGGAGGCGTTCTGGAACTTCGTCGTCCCGGACACCGTCGAGGGCTACCCCGACGAGGGCTACGTCCCGCAGGGGCAGGACGACCTGCCCGAGGGCATCGAGAAGGAGGACGTGCCCGTCTCGCCGAAGTACTTCGCCGGGTTCCGCTCGCTGGGCAGCGAGGTCTCGACGGACAAGTCCGCCGAGGAGCCCGCCTGGCTGCAGGACATGGAGAACACGACCGAGCGCGCCGGCCGCGCCCAGGACAAGGAGGACCTGATGGAGCGCCTGCGCGACCTCGGCTATATGTGA
- a CDS encoding DUF7519 family protein, with translation MTRYAPPRTSLALSVVAGLVPVGLAGAYGWLALACTLGGVCTLAVGVVVGSRRAVTVGAAVQTVGVLAAGVAGTPAWLALAAGVAALVAWDVGGTAVDLGVQLGADADSRRLELVHAGATTLVGTATATVGYLAYQVQVGRRPVTAPVLLVVAALCLAVALSLSER, from the coding sequence GTGACTCGCTACGCGCCGCCGCGCACCAGCCTCGCGCTCTCGGTGGTGGCGGGACTGGTCCCCGTCGGGCTGGCCGGTGCCTACGGCTGGCTCGCGCTCGCCTGTACGCTCGGCGGCGTCTGTACGCTCGCTGTCGGCGTCGTGGTCGGGTCCCGGCGGGCGGTGACCGTCGGGGCCGCGGTCCAGACCGTCGGCGTCCTCGCGGCCGGCGTCGCGGGCACGCCGGCCTGGCTGGCGCTGGCCGCCGGAGTCGCGGCCCTCGTCGCGTGGGACGTGGGCGGGACCGCGGTCGACCTCGGCGTGCAACTGGGCGCGGACGCCGACAGCCGGCGGCTCGAACTCGTCCACGCCGGGGCGACGACGCTCGTGGGCACCGCGACGGCGACCGTCGGCTACCTGGCCTACCAGGTCCAGGTCGGCCGGCGGCCCGTCACCGCGCCGGTGCTACTGGTCGTCGCCGCGCTCTGCCTGGCCGTGGCGCTGTCGCTGAGCGAGCGGTGA
- a CDS encoding uS10/mL48 family ribosomal protein — protein sequence MPFVTTLTLTSGDRHRLDDVVADIKERAERRGVELEGPQQEPVTKLRVPQSKTLGPDGGSFEPWSYTVYERVLNIVGHDEFAREVTAEQLPPGIRVQVEVERRTPPGSGA from the coding sequence ATGCCGTTCGTCACGACTCTCACCCTGACCAGTGGGGACCGACACCGCCTCGACGACGTCGTGGCGGACATCAAAGAGCGCGCCGAGCGCCGCGGCGTCGAACTGGAGGGGCCACAGCAGGAACCGGTCACGAAGCTCCGAGTTCCACAGTCCAAGACGCTTGGTCCCGACGGCGGCTCCTTCGAGCCGTGGAGCTACACCGTCTACGAGCGGGTCCTCAACATCGTCGGCCACGACGAGTTCGCCCGCGAGGTGACCGCCGAACAGCTCCCGCCGGGCATCCGCGTCCAGGTCGAGGTCGAGCGCCGCACGCCGCCGGGGAGCGGGGCATAA
- a CDS encoding DUF5787 family protein: protein MDRADSEFAFELRVCQWAERSWEPERADSAVLVARQLGTRRRRWDTVVIECDPAGLRRRAAFGPEALDSDLLHVVRHAPAEWSYYRDALPDPGYPWRYVREAIHAAADCDAVESRKRGNRIEIRRRHRYPDWARRIVAVENKPDLSASAARDLADQLERDVALGLADEVWVATASTDERVEPILLADLPSGAGVLTVDTDEGTAEAVWQPRSLDPSEPGTRVLDRPEDGRSAARFEYADPEWKAEKRRVIAERAYARGWRAYADTMRPDCRHFALERAESGVYPRCGAKEKTPTQSECRGGCPAFEPEPPAWRAEGWPIEGGPGSAIKRLLARRRRRRRPGLEE, encoded by the coding sequence GTGGACCGTGCCGACTCCGAGTTCGCCTTCGAACTGCGTGTCTGCCAGTGGGCCGAGCGGTCGTGGGAGCCCGAGCGAGCCGACTCCGCGGTGCTGGTCGCCCGCCAGCTGGGCACCAGACGCCGCCGCTGGGACACCGTCGTCATAGAGTGTGATCCCGCGGGCCTGCGCCGGCGGGCCGCGTTCGGTCCAGAGGCGCTGGACTCGGACCTGTTGCACGTCGTCCGCCACGCCCCCGCGGAGTGGAGCTACTACCGCGACGCACTGCCGGACCCCGGCTACCCGTGGCGGTACGTCCGGGAGGCGATCCACGCGGCGGCCGACTGCGACGCCGTCGAGTCGCGCAAGCGCGGCAACCGGATCGAGATCCGGCGTCGCCACCGCTACCCCGACTGGGCCCGGCGGATCGTCGCCGTCGAGAACAAGCCGGACCTCTCGGCGAGCGCCGCCCGCGACCTGGCCGACCAGCTCGAACGCGACGTGGCCCTGGGACTGGCCGACGAGGTGTGGGTCGCGACCGCGTCGACCGACGAGCGCGTCGAGCCGATCCTGCTCGCCGACCTTCCCTCGGGGGCCGGCGTCCTGACCGTCGACACGGACGAGGGGACCGCCGAGGCCGTGTGGCAGCCGCGCTCGCTCGACCCGTCCGAGCCGGGGACCCGCGTCCTCGACCGGCCCGAGGACGGCCGGAGCGCGGCCCGCTTCGAGTACGCCGACCCCGAGTGGAAGGCCGAGAAGCGCCGCGTGATCGCCGAGCGCGCCTACGCCCGCGGGTGGCGTGCCTACGCGGACACGATGCGACCCGACTGCCGGCACTTCGCACTCGAACGAGCGGAGAGCGGGGTCTACCCACGCTGTGGGGCCAAGGAGAAGACGCCGACACAGAGCGAGTGTCGCGGCGGCTGTCCGGCGTTCGAGCCGGAACCCCCGGCCTGGCGGGCGGAGGGGTGGCCGATCGAGGGCGGCCCGGGGAGCGCGATCAAGCGACTGCTGGCGCGCCGCCGCCGCCGTCGCCGGCCCGGGCTGGAGGAGTAG
- a CDS encoding DUF4013 domain-containing protein, whose translation MLEDGLSYPMEGDSWIARILIGGVLLFLSFLVVPIFIFQGYLLRVLGDTVRGESEPPEWDDWGGLVVDGLKATVVAFVYSIIPIAVIGGIGVVLLGAGSAAGGDGGGILAGFGLLTVLLAIPVFFLIYLLVPAALANMAVEGSLGAAFDLNLLKDVVFTADYLVAVLMPIVVGIAVNIVTQVLAITIVGLLLVPFITFYGQVAVFRMFGLAFANQTDGSSGGATGTTATV comes from the coding sequence ATGCTCGAAGACGGACTCTCGTACCCGATGGAAGGCGACAGCTGGATCGCGCGGATACTGATCGGCGGCGTACTGCTGTTCCTCTCGTTTCTCGTCGTCCCGATATTCATCTTCCAGGGCTACCTGCTGCGGGTCCTGGGCGATACGGTCCGCGGTGAGAGCGAGCCCCCGGAGTGGGACGACTGGGGCGGCCTCGTCGTCGACGGCCTGAAGGCGACGGTCGTCGCGTTCGTCTACTCGATCATCCCCATCGCCGTCATCGGCGGGATCGGGGTCGTACTGCTCGGCGCGGGCAGCGCCGCCGGCGGTGACGGAGGCGGCATCCTCGCCGGCTTCGGGCTGTTGACGGTCCTGCTCGCCATCCCGGTGTTCTTCCTCATCTACCTGCTCGTCCCGGCCGCGCTGGCGAACATGGCCGTCGAGGGGTCCCTCGGGGCGGCGTTCGACCTCAATCTGCTGAAAGACGTCGTGTTCACCGCCGATTACCTCGTCGCGGTCCTGATGCCCATCGTCGTCGGTATCGCGGTCAACATCGTCACGCAGGTGCTCGCGATCACCATCGTCGGACTGCTGCTGGTGCCTTTCATCACCTTCTACGGACAGGTCGCCGTCTTCCGGATGTTCGGCCTGGCGTTCGCGAACCAGACGGACGGATCGAGCGGTGGCGCGACCGGCACGACCGCGACGGTCTGA
- a CDS encoding DUF7110 family protein, whose product MTSRVYRLHSTLELPLEDAYDFFEDPDLPPEIADVDITRRNNTLIVSAVAEDDSISKYTPTAQLKASVTENRVYEEDPDEMGPPGAASVGSSGGGPQWGALEEEEEEIESELVEYACFKGDRETVLQNTALQYEMFEVLCEVAKIAEKGTLTAIASVDESLEAVRIVDGEERPASINVVEDPADEDEEDGVNWRDNEFIS is encoded by the coding sequence ATGACCAGCCGTGTATACAGACTCCACTCGACACTCGAACTGCCACTGGAAGACGCGTACGACTTCTTCGAAGACCCCGACCTCCCACCCGAGATCGCTGACGTGGACATCACCCGCCGGAACAACACGCTCATCGTCAGCGCCGTCGCCGAGGACGACAGCATCAGCAAGTACACCCCGACAGCCCAACTGAAGGCCAGCGTCACGGAGAACCGGGTGTACGAGGAGGACCCCGACGAGATGGGGCCGCCCGGTGCGGCCAGCGTCGGATCGTCGGGCGGTGGCCCGCAGTGGGGCGCGCTCGAAGAGGAAGAGGAGGAGATCGAGTCAGAACTCGTCGAGTACGCCTGCTTCAAGGGCGACCGCGAGACCGTCCTCCAGAACACCGCCCTCCAGTACGAGATGTTCGAGGTGCTCTGCGAGGTCGCGAAGATCGCCGAGAAGGGGACGCTGACCGCCATCGCCTCCGTCGACGAGTCCCTCGAGGCCGTCCGCATCGTCGACGGCGAGGAACGGCCCGCCTCCATCAACGTCGTCGAGGACCCCGCCGACGAGGACGAGGAAGACGGCGTCAACTGGCGCGACAACGAGTTCATCAGCTGA
- a CDS encoding 2Fe-2S iron-sulfur cluster-binding protein has product MTDYTVEFVGTGETITVSDKDTILSRCIEEGIAQEYSCRVGMCLACSAEIVEGEVVQPAARGLTEREREEYALTCMARPASDLRLDRGEYPPSIESEGRGDPAAADD; this is encoded by the coding sequence ATGACCGACTACACCGTCGAGTTCGTCGGGACGGGCGAGACGATCACCGTCTCCGACAAGGACACGATCCTGTCGCGGTGCATCGAGGAGGGCATCGCCCAGGAGTACTCCTGTCGGGTGGGGATGTGTCTCGCCTGCTCGGCCGAGATCGTCGAGGGCGAGGTCGTCCAGCCGGCCGCTCGCGGACTCACCGAACGGGAGCGGGAGGAGTACGCCCTGACGTGTATGGCCCGCCCGGCGTCGGACCTGCGGCTCGACCGCGGCGAGTACCCCCCGAGCATCGAGTCGGAGGGCCGGGGCGATCCCGCCGCGGCGGACGACTGA
- a CDS encoding geranylgeranyl reductase family protein, with protein MTTREYDVTVVGAGTSGCYAAATLADAGYDVVVVERKDAEEAGHIACGDALKGASDFPEAIPKSQLEPAFTNTGVDHGRFEIPQEDTVLEIPVPGELAVIDRWEYGRCLIEGAEDAGAEFHYDTVVQNVRQADDGTVTGVDATRKGEPVTYESELVVDAAGALSLLQDKVDFDGSTFDTNVQYSQFCSAYREIIEVEEPVEWDDALVFKPTDRSAGYLWYFPRTDTEINAGLGFQMNEEPMELVDDLKADLQGREEFDGADVTDKLGAALPTRRPYDSAVAPGYLAVGDAAGHVNPTTGGGIAGAAYAGKYAAEQAIEAIEDGRADDEAALWEYNVNVMDHFGARYAALDVYNIFTTAYDVDDLMGLLAALPATNLAEALYSGSTDVGLGLKIKTAVKSVGHWGTIYDLYQTKNLADRLLDHYEDYPEDPAEFGRWQDERDAIMDDVYEVTGADAKY; from the coding sequence ATGACCACACGCGAGTACGACGTGACCGTCGTCGGGGCGGGCACGTCGGGCTGTTACGCCGCGGCGACGCTGGCCGACGCCGGCTACGACGTCGTCGTCGTCGAGCGGAAAGACGCGGAGGAGGCGGGCCACATCGCCTGCGGAGACGCGCTGAAGGGGGCCAGCGACTTCCCCGAGGCCATCCCGAAGTCCCAGCTGGAGCCGGCGTTCACCAACACCGGCGTCGACCACGGCCGCTTCGAGATCCCCCAGGAGGACACCGTCCTCGAGATCCCGGTGCCCGGCGAACTCGCCGTCATCGACCGCTGGGAGTACGGCCGCTGTCTCATCGAGGGGGCGGAAGACGCCGGCGCGGAGTTCCACTACGACACGGTCGTCCAGAACGTGCGACAGGCCGACGACGGCACCGTGACCGGCGTCGATGCGACGCGGAAGGGCGAGCCGGTCACCTACGAGTCCGAACTGGTCGTCGACGCCGCCGGGGCGCTGTCGCTCCTGCAGGACAAGGTCGACTTCGACGGGAGCACCTTCGACACCAACGTCCAGTACTCGCAGTTCTGCTCGGCCTACCGGGAGATCATCGAGGTCGAGGAGCCGGTCGAGTGGGACGACGCCCTCGTGTTCAAGCCCACCGACCGGTCGGCGGGCTACCTCTGGTACTTCCCGCGGACCGACACGGAGATCAACGCCGGCCTGGGCTTCCAGATGAACGAGGAGCCGATGGAGCTGGTCGACGACCTGAAGGCCGACCTCCAGGGTCGCGAGGAGTTCGACGGCGCTGACGTCACGGACAAGCTCGGCGCGGCGCTGCCGACCCGCCGACCCTACGACTCGGCGGTCGCACCGGGCTACCTGGCCGTCGGCGACGCGGCGGGCCACGTCAACCCCACCACCGGCGGCGGCATCGCCGGGGCGGCCTACGCCGGCAAGTACGCCGCCGAGCAGGCCATCGAGGCCATCGAGGACGGGCGCGCGGACGACGAGGCCGCGCTCTGGGAGTACAACGTCAACGTGATGGACCACTTCGGCGCTCGCTACGCCGCCCTGGACGTCTACAACATCTTCACGACGGCCTACGACGTCGACGACCTGATGGGGCTGCTGGCCGCGCTGCCGGCGACGAACCTCGCCGAGGCGCTGTACTCCGGCTCGACGGACGTGGGGCTGGGCCTGAAGATCAAGACGGCCGTCAAGAGCGTCGGCCACTGGGGCACGATCTACGACCTCTACCAGACGAAGAACCTGGCCGACCGCCTGCTCGACCACTACGAGGACTACCCCGAGGACCCCGCGGAGTTCGGCCGGTGGCAGGACGAGCGCGACGCCATCATGGACGACGTCTACGAGGTCACCGGGGCGGACGCCAAGTACTGA
- a CDS encoding amidohydrolase — MDEARHDRLVALRRALHSHPEPAWCEFYTTSRIVEEVERIGVDDLRVGPEILDDEARMAVPDDETLADWHERAREAGAREDVLDQCVGGLTGALATIERGEGPTVALRVDIDALPITESDETSHVPADAGFRSDNEGYMHACGHDAHAAIGVGVLEAVAESDFAGTFHVLFQPAEEVIGGGKAVAESGVLDDVDRLYAVHVGLDHPTGEVVAGVGGFLSVRQFEVTFTGETAHAGGHPAQGRDAVQALATAVQNMHAIRRHGDGDTRVNAGVVEGGTATNIVPESARIEGEVRGETTHLKEYMSDRVDTVVHSAAEMHDCEAEIRTTAEAPSAESDDELAEYVYEAAGGTTGVTSRLRTDELGGSEDATYLMARVQERGGLACYVGVGTDHPGGHHTPTFDVDERTLAVGVDTLAGAVDRCW, encoded by the coding sequence ATGGACGAGGCCCGACACGACCGACTCGTCGCGCTCCGCAGAGCCCTCCACAGCCACCCCGAGCCCGCGTGGTGCGAGTTCTACACGACCAGCCGCATCGTCGAGGAAGTCGAGCGGATCGGCGTCGACGACCTGCGCGTCGGCCCCGAGATCCTCGACGACGAGGCGCGGATGGCCGTCCCCGACGACGAGACGCTCGCGGACTGGCACGAACGCGCCCGCGAGGCCGGTGCCCGGGAGGACGTGCTCGATCAGTGCGTCGGCGGACTCACGGGCGCGCTCGCGACGATCGAGCGCGGCGAGGGACCGACCGTCGCGCTGCGGGTCGACATCGACGCCCTCCCGATCACCGAGTCCGACGAGACGAGCCACGTCCCCGCCGACGCGGGCTTTCGCTCGGACAACGAGGGGTATATGCACGCCTGCGGCCACGACGCCCACGCGGCCATCGGCGTCGGCGTCCTCGAAGCCGTCGCCGAGAGCGACTTCGCGGGGACGTTCCACGTCCTGTTCCAGCCCGCCGAGGAGGTCATCGGCGGGGGGAAGGCCGTCGCCGAGAGCGGCGTGCTGGACGACGTGGACCGCCTCTACGCCGTCCACGTCGGGCTGGACCACCCGACCGGCGAGGTGGTCGCCGGCGTCGGGGGGTTCCTCTCCGTGCGGCAGTTCGAGGTGACGTTCACCGGCGAGACGGCCCACGCCGGCGGCCACCCCGCGCAGGGCCGAGACGCCGTCCAGGCGCTGGCGACCGCGGTCCAGAACATGCACGCCATCCGCCGGCACGGCGACGGCGACACGCGGGTCAACGCCGGCGTCGTCGAGGGCGGGACCGCGACCAACATCGTCCCCGAGTCCGCCCGCATCGAGGGGGAGGTCCGGGGCGAGACGACCCACCTCAAGGAGTACATGAGCGACCGCGTCGACACCGTCGTCCACAGCGCCGCCGAGATGCACGACTGCGAGGCCGAGATCCGGACGACCGCGGAGGCCCCGAGCGCCGAGAGCGACGACGAACTCGCCGAGTACGTCTACGAGGCCGCCGGCGGGACGACCGGCGTCACGTCGCGACTGCGGACCGACGAACTCGGCGGCAGCGAAGACGCCACCTACCTGATGGCCCGCGTCCAGGAGCGCGGCGGGCTGGCCTGCTACGTGGGCGTCGGCACCGACCACCCCGGCGGTCACCACACGCCGACGTTCGACGTGGACGAGCGGACCCTCGCCGTCGGCGTCGACACCCTGGCGGGGGCCGTCGACCGCTGCTGGTAG